The Miscanthus floridulus cultivar M001 chromosome 7, ASM1932011v1, whole genome shotgun sequence genome includes a region encoding these proteins:
- the LOC136465469 gene encoding uncharacterized protein codes for MSHNLRSGHAGGSGDDDLPPPPPPTLSDLLAMLVEDTKPPVFKEAEESLQAEEWLNTLEHKFRLLRLTEQMKAEYASHQLQGPSCIWWRHYRSTLPENAQITWNQFQEAFKSHYIPPGLMAIKHNEFMKLVQGTKTLTEYLHAFNHLARYAPEFVDSESKRIASFKRGLSPKLMKSMGNNKSVTFNEFISDALTQENNNNVYAAFKNRKRAFEAGAS; via the exons ATGTCGCACAATCTGCGTTCAGGCCATGctgggggtagtggtgatgatgatcttccaccgccaccaccacccacactgtCTGATTTgttggccatgctcgtggaag ataccaagccgcCAGTCTTTAAGGAAGCTGAAGAGTCGCTCCAGGCAGAAGAGTGGCTGAACACGCTTGAGCATAAGTTCCGTTTGCTCAGGTTGacagagcagatgaaggcggagtatgcttcgcatcagtTACAAGGACCATCATGTATTTGGTGGCGTCATTATAGGTCCACCTTACCTGAGAATGCCCAGATCACGTGGAATCAAttccaggaggctttcaagagtcattatattcctcccgggttgatggccataaagcacaatgagtttatgaagctggtgcagggcaccaagacactcactgaataccttcatgcattcaatcatctggcaaggtatgctccagaaTTCGTTGATTCAGAATCAAAGAGAATTGCgagctttaagagagggcttagtcccaaactgatgaaatccatgggaaacaacaagagtgtcactttcaatgagttcataagtgatgctcttactcaagagaataacaatAATGTTTATGCTGCTTTCAAAAATCGCAAAAGGgcctttgaggcaggtgcctcttaG